One Castanea sativa cultivar Marrone di Chiusa Pesio chromosome 4, ASM4071231v1 DNA window includes the following coding sequences:
- the LOC142633002 gene encoding uncharacterized protein LOC142633002, with protein sequence MAEASQGREESVGSQRENQTRSMQHKNGRQHTPSVVVELYHSDRASGRRLDTEGQVSRDDELQQMQLEIDYLHKRLKWRKRDSRSPSYSSSDSSEERRGGDDHQASKTDPVKHVSHFNQKMTVHSNNEALMCKVFPSSLGLVAMRWFDTLEEGSLRSFEELTRAFGAWFITCSRVPKPLNALLSMAIREGETLKTYSDRYWETYNEIDGDVEDVAIRTFKLMDCIDKYKRVEDDQIQTKGKAKLIPEKRDLRGMGYQGNHPRRDFPSHPLPVGTPLVNSLFKEPIHQILEKIRHETYFRLPNKISGDASLRNQSLHCHYHQDKGHTTEECRTLHDHLNQLARARKLNHFLSRPEGQFGHQGTKMYYGNTPRPALGTINVILAQPRRGAEEPSRVMSVHGGFGNEAVKGGNQLAKRMRFSATPVLGFSEEDKEGTCQPHDDALVVTIRIGGYDVKRVLVDDGSGAKIMYDSPLVGFDGKPMISQGMIRLPMQVEDEEVYVNFIVVRAYSPYMAILARP encoded by the exons ATGGCGGAGGCAAGTCAGGGAAGGGAAGAATCAGTGGGTTCACAAAGGGAGAACCAGACTAGAAGCATGCAACACAAAAACGGTAGGCAACACACCCCAAGTGTGGTGGTGGAATTGTATCATAGTGATCGAGCAAGTGGGCGACGATTAGATACTGAGGGTCAGGTCTCTCGTGATGATGAGTTGCAACAAATGCAATTAGAGATAGACTATCTGCACAAAAGGCTGAAGTGGAGGAAACGTGATAGTCGGAGCCCATCTTACTCGTCCAGTGATAGCTCCGAGGAAAGACGAGGGGGGGATGATCATCAGGCATCTAA gacTGATCCCGTGAAACACGTTAGCCATTTTAATCAGAAGATGACAGTTCACTCGAATAATGAAGcgttgatgtgtaaagtctttccttctagtcTTGGGCTAGTGGCTATGCGATGGTTTGATACTTTGGAGGAAGGATCCTTAAGGTCCTTTGAAGAGCTGACAAGGGCATTTGGGGCTTGGTTCATAACATGTAGTAGGGTCCCTAAGCCTTTGAATGCATTACTATCTATGGCAATAAGGGAAGGAGAAACGCTCAAAACTTATTCAGATCGGTACTGGGAAAcctataatgaaattgatggagatGTTGAAGATGTGGCTATAAGGACTTTTAAG CTTATGGACTGTATAGACAAGTATAAACGGGTTGAGGATGATCAAATTCAAACCAAAGGGAAAGCCAAACTAATTCCGGAGAAGAGGGATCTTCGGGGGATGGGGTATCAAGGCAATCATCCCAGGCGAGATTTTCCAAGTCATCCATTGCCAGTCGGGACCCCTTTGGTTAATTCACTATTCAAGGAACCCATACAccaaatattggagaaaatacGGCATGAAACTTATTTTAGATTACCTAATAAAATAAGTGGAGATGCCTCCTTAAGAAACCAAAGTCTTCATTGTCATTATCACCAGGACAAGGGACATACCACGGAAGAATGTAGGACGTTGCATGATCATTTGAACCAATTGGCCAGGGCGAGAAAGCTCAATCATTTCTTATCTCGACCGGAAGGACAATTTGGGCACCAAGGGACGAAAATGTATTACGGAAATACTCCCCGACCAGCTTTAGGCACCATTAATGTCATTTTGGCACAACCAAGAAGAGGAGCCGAAGAGCCTTCTCGGGTCATGTCCGTGCATGGTGGTTTTGGGAATGAGGCCGTGAAAGGGGGTAATCAACTAGCTAAAAGGATGAGGTTCTCGGCAACTCCCGTATTGGGTTTTTCTGAGGAAGATAAGGAAGGAACATgccaaccacatgatgatgctttggtaGTAACTATTAGGATTGGTGGATATGACGTGAAACGAGTCTTGGTAGATGACGGAAGTGGAGCGAAAATTATGTATGATTCACCGTTGGTAGGCTTTGATGGGAAGCCGATGATTTCGCAGGGGATGATTAGGTTGCCCATGCAGGTTGAGGACGAGGAGGTCTATGTTAACTTCATAGTAGTCAGGGCATATTCACCGTACATGGCTATATTGGCTAGGCCATAG